In the Thermodesulfobacteriota bacterium genome, one interval contains:
- a CDS encoding lysophospholipid acyltransferase family protein yields the protein MVTFREIRKRFISKKFEKKIKTTAAPLLVVLVIRFLSLTLRITEHNPENVRQIWGKKRSVIVAFWHGRLLMVPVLFNRYKERRVYGLMSHHSDGEIVNRSTQLMGYETIRGSTKKGGFSALRRMIKVLKDGSDLALAPDGPNGPRYKVQRGIIDLSKLSGSPILPMAFSSSKRKIFKSWDAFLLPVPFSRGVFVWGEPVYVEDNGDEEYLEKKRMLLEERLIAVTNLADNYFGK from the coding sequence ATGGTGACGTTCAGAGAGATTAGAAAAAGGTTTATCAGCAAAAAATTCGAGAAAAAGATAAAAACAACGGCAGCACCATTATTAGTAGTTTTAGTGATTAGATTTTTGTCTTTAACTTTGAGGATAACAGAACATAATCCAGAAAATGTTAGACAAATTTGGGGGAAAAAGAGGAGTGTAATAGTTGCCTTCTGGCATGGAAGATTGCTGATGGTTCCGGTATTGTTCAATCGCTATAAGGAAAGGCGTGTTTATGGGCTTATGAGTCATCATAGCGATGGGGAGATTGTTAACAGGTCCACACAACTTATGGGATATGAGACAATTCGAGGTTCAACTAAAAAGGGTGGTTTTTCTGCCCTTCGCAGGATGATTAAAGTTTTAAAAGATGGTTCAGATTTGGCATTGGCTCCGGATGGGCCTAATGGGCCGAGATATAAGGTTCAAAGAGGTATTATTGATCTGTCAAAGTTAAGTGGATCTCCTATACTCCCGATGGCTTTCAGTTCTTCCAAAAGGAAGATATTCAAAAGCTGGGATGCTTTTTTGTTGCCTGTCCCCTTTTCCAGGGGCGTTTTTGTATGGGGAGAACCTGTCTATGTTGAGGACAACGGTGACGAGGAATATCTGGAGAAGAAAAGGATGCTGCTGGAAGAGAGACTTATAGCCGTTACAAACCTGGCTGATAATTATTTTGGAAAATAG
- a CDS encoding 3-deoxy-D-manno-octulosonic acid transferase, whose product MYLLYNLILILALIFALPFYLFKMITAGKYRRSVLQKLGFLPKKLTENLAGKNPIWLHAVSVGEVLSSISIIRMIRDRYPNHKIILSTVTEAGNYTANSRIIEAESIIYFPLDYPWVVKRVIDAVNPRLFVIVDTDIWPNFLRELKKRYVPSIIINGRVSPRSYRRYKWFKWFIKVVLECLSVFSMQSKVDSDRIISSGADATKVITTGNLKFDQTVPDLTEAEKEGLLDSMEIKPYRKVFIAGSTHKGEEEIVLDVFEALKGEYPDLVLILAPRNPERFREVENLASQRSLNCTRKTRVKEHSGGLRTATAEVIILDTIGELCKIYSIGLLVFVGGSFVKIGGHNLLEPAAYKKAVIFGPYMHNFLEISRVLKDSGGGVQVRNKDEFLFQARKLLGDPSLLRHLGEAAYSVIEKNQGATLRNMEIIDRFIRPQKTEF is encoded by the coding sequence ATGTACCTCTTGTACAATCTGATTCTAATTCTTGCATTAATATTTGCCCTTCCTTTTTATTTGTTTAAGATGATAACTGCCGGTAAATACAGGAGGAGTGTTCTTCAAAAGTTAGGCTTCCTGCCGAAAAAGTTAACAGAAAACCTTGCTGGAAAAAACCCCATTTGGCTTCATGCTGTTTCAGTGGGTGAAGTCCTCTCATCCATCTCCATAATCAGGATGATCAGGGATAGGTATCCAAATCACAAAATCATTCTTTCTACAGTTACAGAGGCAGGAAATTATACAGCAAATTCTAGAATTATAGAGGCAGAAAGCATAATCTACTTTCCCCTGGATTACCCCTGGGTAGTAAAAAGAGTTATCGATGCAGTCAACCCCCGACTGTTTGTAATTGTGGATACCGATATCTGGCCTAATTTTTTAAGAGAATTAAAGAAAAGATATGTCCCATCCATTATTATTAATGGCAGGGTTTCTCCCAGGTCTTATCGAAGATATAAATGGTTTAAGTGGTTTATCAAAGTAGTATTGGAGTGCCTGTCCGTTTTTTCCATGCAATCTAAAGTAGATTCAGACAGGATAATAAGCAGTGGTGCAGATGCTACCAAGGTGATAACGACAGGGAATCTAAAATTTGACCAGACGGTTCCTGATCTCACTGAGGCAGAAAAAGAAGGGCTTTTGGATTCAATGGAGATAAAGCCATATCGGAAAGTTTTTATTGCAGGCAGTACCCATAAAGGAGAAGAAGAGATTGTTCTGGATGTCTTTGAAGCTCTTAAGGGGGAATACCCCGATTTAGTCCTTATTCTGGCACCCAGGAATCCGGAGAGGTTTAGAGAGGTTGAGAATCTGGCATCCCAACGAAGTCTTAATTGTACAAGAAAGACGAGGGTTAAAGAACATAGTGGCGGTTTGCGAACCGCCACTGCTGAGGTAATCATCCTTGATACAATAGGAGAATTATGTAAGATATATTCTATCGGGCTTCTGGTCTTCGTTGGGGGGAGTTTCGTTAAGATCGGTGGGCATAACCTCCTTGAACCAGCGGCTTACAAGAAAGCTGTAATATTTGGCCCTTATATGCATAACTTTTTAGAGATTTCCAGGGTGTTGAAAGATAGTGGCGGTGGGGTCCAGGTCAGGAATAAAGATGAGTTTCTCTTTCAGGCAAGAAAGTTGCTTGGTGATCCTTCTCTTTTACGCCATTTAGGGGAAGCAGCCTATAGTGTAATTGAAAAGAATCAGGGGGCAACCCTCAGAAATATGGAGATAATAGATAGATTTATAAGACCCCAAAAGACAGAGTTCTAA
- a CDS encoding phosphatase PAP2 family protein, which translates to MVHLLQIDTSLFYFINNTMQNGLFDRIMPVITDIDNWKIVIFIVWLALIVKGGKKGRIAAVLVIVVVVFSDMLIHQLIKPLVARARPCNVLPHVHLLVGCGGPDSYSFPSSHASNVFAAASFFGYKYKRLVAIFLSIAVIVGYSRVYVGVHYPSDIIGGAVVGVICAGIILIIERKACLFIEKRKGRLTGYKSS; encoded by the coding sequence ATGGTCCATCTCTTACAGATAGACACAAGTCTGTTTTATTTTATCAATAACACTATGCAGAACGGTCTTTTCGACCGCATTATGCCTGTAATAACAGACATTGATAACTGGAAGATTGTTATTTTTATTGTTTGGCTTGCTTTAATTGTAAAAGGCGGCAAGAAGGGTAGAATAGCTGCAGTACTGGTAATTGTTGTTGTTGTATTCAGTGATATGTTGATTCATCAGCTTATAAAGCCTCTCGTGGCGAGGGCTCGTCCCTGCAATGTGTTGCCACATGTCCATCTATTGGTAGGATGCGGAGGCCCTGATTCATATTCCTTTCCCTCCTCTCACGCATCGAATGTCTTTGCAGCTGCCAGTTTTTTTGGGTATAAATACAAGAGGCTTGTTGCAATCTTTCTCTCCATAGCCGTTATTGTGGGGTACTCCAGGGTATATGTAGGTGTGCACTATCCTTCTGATATTATTGGAGGGGCAGTTGTTGGGGTTATCTGTGCCGGAATTATCTTGATTATTGAAAGAAAAGCATGTTTGTTTATTGAAAAGAGAAAAGGGAGATTAACAGGTTATAAGAGTTCTTAA
- a CDS encoding polyprenol monophosphomannose synthase has product MKIMAMIPTYNEAGNIERLIKEILAMSNDISVVVVDDDSPDGTGKILDRMRETDQRVHVVHRIGVRGRGTAGIEGFQYALREGANYIIEMDGDFSHKPVYIPLMLKEMDTCDIVIGSRLMKGGEESGRNIMRTWVTQLANIYIRIILNLNVKDCTSGFRVFRREVLEAIDPNSMISTGPSIVQEVLYKAYKKGFKIKEVPILFEERMSGESTFNFRIMKESLLKMIVFRLRY; this is encoded by the coding sequence ATGAAGATTATGGCAATGATTCCCACATATAATGAAGCGGGAAATATAGAGAGACTGATTAAAGAGATACTGGCTATGTCCAATGATATTTCTGTGGTAGTGGTAGATGACGATTCTCCCGACGGAACGGGCAAGATTCTGGACCGGATGAGGGAAACAGACCAAAGGGTTCATGTTGTTCACAGGATTGGCGTAAGGGGTAGGGGAACAGCAGGTATAGAGGGGTTTCAGTATGCACTGAGGGAAGGTGCCAATTATATTATTGAAATGGACGGGGATTTTTCCCATAAGCCGGTTTATATCCCTCTAATGCTAAAGGAGATGGATACTTGTGATATAGTTATTGGTTCCAGGCTCATGAAAGGGGGAGAAGAATCTGGGAGAAATATTATGAGGACATGGGTAACCCAGTTGGCAAATATATATATAAGAATCATTCTAAACTTGAATGTAAAAGACTGCACTTCTGGATTCAGGGTCTTTCGGAGAGAGGTTTTGGAGGCTATAGACCCCAATAGTATGATCTCCACCGGCCCCTCTATAGTCCAGGAAGTTTTATACAAGGCATATAAGAAAGGGTTTAAAATTAAAGAAGTCCCAATTCTCTTTGAGGAAAGAATGAGTGGTGAATCTACCTTCAATTTTAGGATAATGAAGGAGAGTTTATTGAAAATGATTGTGTTTCGATTGAGGTACTAG
- a CDS encoding phosphatase PAP2 family protein, whose amino-acid sequence MLEDIVALDKSIFLAVNNGLSSPLFDVVMIVFSWFGSGYVLAGLIGLGLYIFDRKNFRRSFTIGIIAVLAGGMFVHVLKEVVARPRPLEDMADLILANRVHINIVLEPLRHSSFPSGDTQTAFGAAMFLAYTYRKYVTLLFVVAFITGMSRIYVGVHYPSDVLAGGLIGTLTSFVVCYFGYRYFPIGKKKREL is encoded by the coding sequence GTGTTAGAGGATATTGTTGCTTTAGATAAATCTATATTTCTTGCTGTAAATAATGGACTTTCAAGCCCGCTCTTTGATGTGGTAATGATTGTATTTTCATGGTTTGGTTCAGGGTATGTGTTAGCTGGTCTCATAGGTCTGGGACTCTATATCTTTGACAGAAAGAATTTCAGGCGTAGTTTTACGATTGGTATTATTGCTGTACTGGCAGGGGGAATGTTCGTTCACGTCTTAAAGGAGGTAGTGGCAAGGCCCCGTCCTTTGGAGGATATGGCTGATTTGATACTGGCAAATAGAGTCCACATAAACATAGTACTGGAACCATTGAGACACAGTTCTTTCCCCTCTGGTGACACTCAGACAGCTTTTGGAGCAGCCATGTTTCTCGCTTATACCTATAGAAAATATGTAACACTTCTATTTGTAGTTGCTTTTATAACGGGTATGTCGCGAATCTATGTAGGGGTCCATTATCCTTCGGATGTCCTTGCTGGGGGACTAATAGGTACCCTGACATCTTTTGTAGTATGCTATTTTGGGTACAGATATTTTCCGATAGGAAAGAAAAAGAGAGAGCTTTGA
- the msbA gene encoding lipid A export permease/ATP-binding protein MsbA, with amino-acid sequence MELYKRLLEFVKPYWYRLFAAMICMIFVSASTAGVAFLVKPALDEIFFKKDISMLHLIPLAIVLLYFIKGAFDYGQSYLMSYVGQRIVEDIRNKLYCKIQTLSLSFFTKNPTGVLMSRVTNDVNLIQGAVSSAVTSVLKDSFSIIGLIGVVFYRDWKLAIFAFLVFPFAIIPIVKFGRKLRLLSTLGQNIMGALTTLLHETISGNRIVKAFGMEQYENKRFFAENNRLFRATMKAQHIRSMSSPVMELIGGFGSALVVWYGGYSVIKGYSTPGNFFSFLAGVIMLYEPIKRLSGVNSVVQQGLAAAYRVFDILDTEPEIQDKKYATPLAPVSKDIEFKDVSFKYDNELVLKNINLKVKVGEAVAFVGMSGGGKTTLVNLIPRFYDVSEGAILIDNVDIRDVTIESLRSQIAIVTQQTILFNDTVMNNIAYGDIKRSKNDIIMAAKAANAHDFIMETPVGYDTMIGEQGVKLSGGQRQRISIARAILKDAPILILDEATSSLDSESEIEVQNALENLMKNRTTFIIAHRLSTIRNADRIIVIVGGDIVEEGVHEELLKRNGEYTKLYELQFRDNGEVVK; translated from the coding sequence ATGGAATTATATAAGCGCTTGCTGGAATTTGTAAAACCCTATTGGTATAGGCTGTTCGCTGCCATGATATGTATGATATTTGTCTCTGCATCTACAGCAGGTGTTGCCTTTTTAGTAAAACCCGCGTTAGATGAGATATTTTTTAAAAAAGACATATCTATGCTGCATTTAATCCCCTTAGCTATTGTTTTATTGTATTTTATTAAGGGTGCATTCGATTATGGGCAATCCTATTTGATGAGTTATGTGGGTCAAAGGATAGTCGAAGACATTAGAAATAAACTGTATTGTAAAATACAAACCCTTTCTCTCTCCTTCTTTACCAAAAACCCTACCGGAGTTCTGATGTCCAGAGTTACAAATGATGTCAACCTTATACAGGGAGCCGTATCCAGTGCAGTTACAAGCGTTCTGAAAGATTCCTTCAGTATTATTGGATTAATCGGAGTAGTATTTTACAGGGATTGGAAGCTGGCAATCTTTGCCTTTTTGGTTTTTCCATTTGCGATTATCCCTATTGTAAAATTTGGCAGAAAGCTTCGATTGCTTAGTACCCTTGGTCAAAATATTATGGGAGCTTTGACAACTCTCTTGCATGAAACTATATCCGGGAATAGAATTGTAAAGGCATTCGGGATGGAACAATACGAAAACAAAAGGTTTTTTGCGGAAAACAATCGGCTGTTTCGAGCTACTATGAAAGCCCAGCATATTCGTTCTATGTCGTCTCCTGTAATGGAACTCATAGGGGGATTTGGGTCTGCATTGGTTGTTTGGTATGGTGGATACTCCGTTATAAAAGGCTATTCCACCCCGGGCAACTTTTTTTCTTTTCTTGCGGGGGTAATTATGCTTTACGAGCCGATTAAAAGGCTTAGTGGAGTGAACAGTGTAGTTCAGCAGGGACTGGCTGCTGCTTATAGGGTGTTTGATATTCTAGATACCGAACCTGAAATTCAGGACAAAAAATATGCAACGCCTCTTGCACCTGTTTCAAAGGATATAGAATTTAAAGATGTTTCCTTTAAGTATGATAACGAATTGGTTTTAAAGAATATTAATCTCAAGGTAAAGGTAGGAGAGGCTGTTGCCTTTGTTGGAATGAGTGGTGGGGGAAAGACTACATTGGTTAACCTGATTCCCCGTTTCTATGACGTATCAGAAGGGGCGATATTGATAGATAACGTGGATATTAGGGATGTTACTATTGAATCTCTTCGGTCACAAATTGCTATAGTAACACAGCAGACAATCTTATTCAACGATACTGTTATGAACAATATTGCCTATGGTGATATAAAAAGGTCCAAGAATGATATTATAATGGCAGCGAAAGCTGCCAATGCCCATGATTTTATTATGGAAACCCCTGTGGGATATGATACCATGATTGGAGAACAAGGGGTGAAGCTTTCTGGTGGACAGAGGCAGAGGATTTCAATTGCCAGGGCAATCTTAAAAGATGCTCCCATTTTAATACTAGATGAAGCAACCTCATCTTTAGATTCTGAGTCTGAAATTGAAGTACAAAATGCCCTGGAAAACCTTATGAAGAACAGGACTACCTTCATTATTGCCCACCGGCTTTCTACTATTAGAAATGCTGATAGGATAATAGTTATCGTTGGGGGGGATATTGTTGAAGAAGGAGTACATGAAGAACTTCTCAAGAGGAACGGAGAGTATACAAAACTATATGAATTACAGTTTAGAGACAATGGAGAGGTTGTTAAATAG
- a CDS encoding HAD family hydrolase, whose amino-acid sequence MNIAVFMDRDGTINEETGYLKDPCDLNILPRALDAIRLINENQIKAVVITNQSGVARGYFTEEMVEKIHVRLRELLGENGVYLDGIYYCPHHPEIGPPEYRKKCNCRKPAPGMLNMASAELEIDLSHSYVIGDKLTDIEPAYKVGAKGILVLTGYGKDQMESLNERSKRQPHYIARDILEAVNWILHDLHLNIKSTTIG is encoded by the coding sequence ATGAATATAGCTGTCTTTATGGACAGGGATGGGACTATAAATGAGGAGACAGGTTACCTGAAGGACCCCTGTGATTTGAACATATTGCCCCGCGCTCTTGATGCCATAAGACTGATCAATGAAAACCAGATTAAGGCAGTTGTTATTACTAATCAGTCAGGAGTAGCCAGAGGATATTTCACTGAAGAAATGGTGGAAAAAATCCATGTGAGGTTGAGGGAATTACTTGGGGAAAATGGTGTTTACCTGGATGGCATATATTACTGTCCCCATCATCCAGAGATTGGACCTCCCGAGTATCGCAAAAAATGCAATTGCAGGAAACCGGCTCCAGGAATGCTGAACATGGCATCTGCCGAACTGGAAATAGACCTTTCTCATTCTTATGTTATTGGAGATAAGCTAACTGATATTGAGCCTGCCTATAAGGTCGGTGCTAAGGGAATTCTTGTTTTGACCGGTTATGGCAAAGACCAGATGGAATCCCTTAATGAAAGATCAAAGAGACAGCCACATTACATTGCCAGGGATATACTTGAGGCAGTGAACTGGATATTGCATGATCTACACTTAAACATAAAGTCAACTACCATCGGCTAA
- a CDS encoding glycosyltransferase family 39 protein, with translation MNRYKTYFLVFLFSVTVVRFVFIGYLDLSPDEAYYWDWSRNLGLSYYDHPPMVAYIIYLFTLLGHNSEFFTRVGCVVLIFLMTIVAYRLGKDIFVDERAGLLSAFLVNIVPGHAIGAVIITPDTPQGFFWVIGLYFVYKVISTHKEFWWYLVGLALGFGLLSKYTMILFVPSILLFLILSKDNRRWLIRKEPYLALVIGLIIFSPVIIWNFKHDWISFNFQFTHGFSAKENPGMKYFLDYIGGQMGIISPFVFIAWLYIMLKSLYLGLKRQNANLLLLFCASVPVFLFFAMISLRTKVEGNWPAMAYFSGIIAMTGLSLLSLSRGEKRKLHIAWLIIVFSSSFVLTTVAHVQAIYPVLPIPLKDDPTSALHGWREMGLEVNRVLREMPKEVPTFMLGHRHQVVGELAFYAESERYPVCEVSWEGRFNQYNIWNDFSRLLGNNAVLVSEQRYGESSFVTAVFDHVEESRCLTINRTGFPIRSIYIYKCYNFKGL, from the coding sequence ATGAACAGATACAAAACTTACTTCCTTGTATTTCTCTTTAGTGTAACAGTGGTTAGATTTGTATTTATAGGGTACTTGGATTTATCGCCGGACGAGGCCTATTATTGGGACTGGTCCCGCAATCTGGGCCTGAGTTATTACGATCATCCTCCTATGGTGGCTTATATTATCTATCTTTTTACCCTGCTCGGCCACAATAGTGAATTCTTTACAAGGGTTGGCTGTGTTGTACTGATTTTTCTTATGACCATTGTAGCATACAGATTGGGCAAAGACATTTTTGTAGATGAAAGAGCAGGCTTGTTGTCAGCATTCCTGGTAAATATTGTGCCGGGACATGCAATAGGTGCCGTAATAATTACCCCAGATACCCCACAGGGATTCTTTTGGGTGATAGGGCTGTACTTCGTATATAAGGTGATATCCACCCATAAGGAATTTTGGTGGTATCTTGTTGGTTTAGCTTTAGGGTTTGGTCTTTTAAGCAAATATACGATGATTCTCTTTGTCCCTTCTATACTTCTATTTTTAATACTGTCAAAAGATAATAGAAGGTGGTTAATTAGAAAAGAGCCGTACTTGGCATTGGTTATTGGATTAATTATCTTTAGCCCGGTTATTATATGGAATTTTAAGCATGATTGGATATCCTTTAATTTTCAATTCACACATGGTTTTTCAGCGAAGGAAAACCCGGGGATGAAATACTTCTTAGATTATATTGGAGGACAAATGGGGATTATCTCCCCTTTCGTCTTTATTGCATGGCTGTATATAATGCTAAAGAGCCTCTATTTAGGTCTGAAAAGGCAAAACGCCAATCTCCTGTTGCTATTTTGTGCATCTGTCCCTGTATTTCTGTTCTTCGCGATGATTAGTCTTCGCACAAAGGTTGAAGGGAATTGGCCTGCGATGGCTTATTTCTCAGGTATTATAGCTATGACAGGTCTGTCTCTTTTATCACTTTCCAGAGGGGAAAAAAGGAAACTCCATATTGCATGGCTGATAATAGTATTTTCCTCCAGTTTTGTACTAACTACTGTTGCTCATGTGCAGGCTATATATCCTGTCTTACCGATCCCCCTGAAGGATGACCCGACCAGCGCACTCCATGGATGGCGAGAGATGGGATTAGAGGTAAACAGAGTCCTTCGGGAAATGCCAAAAGAGGTTCCTACCTTTATGTTAGGTCATCGCCATCAGGTTGTGGGGGAGTTAGCATTTTACGCTGAGAGTGAAAGGTATCCTGTCTGTGAGGTATCCTGGGAAGGACGATTTAATCAGTACAATATTTGGAATGACTTTTCAAGGCTTTTGGGCAATAATGCGGTATTGGTTTCTGAACAGCGCTATGGTGAATCAAGCTTCGTCACGGCTGTTTTTGATCATGTTGAAGAAAGCAGGTGTTTAACGATTAACCGAACTGGCTTTCCCATAAGGAGTATTTATATCTATAAGTGTTACAATTTTAAAGGCTTGTAG
- the waaF gene encoding lipopolysaccharide heptosyltransferase II, which translates to MRHPQTVGQASRLSERYFQIRVKNKKRIDVNSIDKILIRSTNWIGDVILTFPAIATIRKNFPRSYIAILSRPWVAPLLENNPDVDEVIIYEHNGIHNGVLGRLRLAKALREKRFDLAVLLQNAFDAALIALLAGIPIRAGYNSDMRGHLLTNKVILDKTVLGKHQVYYYLEMLKALGMDIVDEDPLVKVSDEARKRATEILGPLNIQNGELLVGINPGAYFGSAKRWLPERYALLSDMIHKDFRGKILLFGSKEEKVISEMILGIANSDVIDLAGKTSLLETMALIEKCSLFITNDSGLMHLAAALKIPLIAIFGSTDPVTTSPLGTSSIIIRKKVPCSPCLKRECPTDHQCMRLIEVGEVYEHARQILTDRVVIRSC; encoded by the coding sequence GTGAGGCATCCACAAACAGTAGGACAGGCGTCTCGCCTGTCAGAGAGGTATTTTCAAATTAGAGTAAAGAATAAAAAAAGGATAGACGTTAATAGTATTGATAAGATTCTTATCAGGTCAACTAACTGGATTGGTGATGTTATCCTTACCTTTCCGGCTATAGCCACCATTAGGAAGAACTTCCCCAGATCTTATATAGCGATTTTGAGTAGACCCTGGGTAGCTCCTTTACTTGAAAATAATCCTGATGTGGATGAGGTTATTATCTACGAGCATAATGGAATACACAATGGTGTATTGGGAAGGCTCAGGCTGGCGAAAGCTCTGAGAGAAAAGAGGTTCGATCTGGCTGTTCTCCTCCAGAACGCTTTTGATGCTGCCCTGATAGCCTTGCTGGCAGGAATTCCCATCAGGGCAGGGTATAACAGTGATATGAGGGGACATTTATTGACTAATAAAGTAATATTAGATAAAACAGTGCTTGGAAAGCATCAGGTCTATTACTACCTGGAGATGTTAAAGGCTCTGGGGATGGACATCGTAGATGAGGACCCTCTGGTTAAAGTTTCTGATGAGGCAAGGAAGAGGGCAACAGAAATACTGGGTCCCCTCAATATACAGAACGGTGAATTATTGGTAGGTATAAACCCGGGGGCATATTTTGGCTCTGCAAAAAGATGGCTTCCTGAAAGATATGCCTTATTATCGGATATGATACATAAAGATTTTAGAGGCAAGATATTGCTTTTTGGCAGTAAAGAGGAAAAAGTAATATCTGAAATGATACTGGGCATTGCTAACTCAGATGTCATAGATCTTGCTGGTAAGACATCCCTTTTAGAGACTATGGCTTTGATAGAGAAATGTAGTCTTTTTATAACGAATGATTCCGGATTAATGCATTTAGCCGCCGCTTTAAAGATTCCGCTTATAGCGATTTTTGGGTCAACCGACCCTGTTACTACTTCTCCCCTTGGAACCAGTAGTATAATTATTAGAAAAAAAGTGCCTTGCAGTCCATGTCTGAAGAGAGAATGCCCCACAGATCACCAATGCATGAGATTGATTGAGGTTGGTGAGGTTTATGAACATGCAAGGCAGATTTTAACGGACAGGGTGGTTATAAGATCATGCTGA
- the lpxK gene encoding tetraacyldisaccharide 4'-kinase, producing the protein MSYICFLIKAMNLRALFERIIWQRHDRKYIEIVLFPLFLLSLLYRGIIQTRYWLYQRGILRSKKLPCKIISVGNISLGGSGKTPTTHYIAKLLKENDFRVGIVSRGYRGKGTDEVNLVSEGDNVLLSPREAGDEPYMLAKKLKGIPVLTSKDRYQGGKYVIERFNSNVLILDDGFQHIRLKRDLDILLLDSRIVSGNNYLFPRGVLREPLMNLKRANVFLVTRAKSSDKQRELTRTIRSIKKDAEIFYGYFQAKHLIDPFGERKGLDYLRDKRVLAFSGIANPEHFTASLKELGAIVVEELIFPDHHWYSSKDYKRIGEISGEVNFAVTTEKDMVKIDSSFLSNVKTFALSIELCLEREEEFKDFLLKRVSEASTNSRTGVSPVREVFSN; encoded by the coding sequence TTGTCCTATATCTGTTTTTTAATTAAAGCTATGAATCTCAGAGCCCTTTTTGAAAGGATTATTTGGCAGAGGCACGATAGAAAATATATAGAGATAGTGCTGTTCCCTTTATTCTTGCTCTCTCTGCTTTACAGGGGTATTATCCAGACCAGGTATTGGTTATACCAGAGGGGTATCTTACGATCGAAGAAACTTCCCTGCAAAATCATTAGCGTTGGGAACATCTCTTTAGGTGGATCAGGAAAAACCCCTACAACTCACTATATTGCCAAATTACTGAAAGAAAATGACTTCCGGGTCGGAATAGTGAGCAGAGGATACAGGGGCAAGGGAACTGATGAGGTAAATCTTGTATCGGAAGGGGATAACGTTTTATTGAGTCCGAGGGAAGCAGGTGATGAACCCTACATGCTGGCAAAGAAATTGAAGGGTATTCCGGTTCTAACCTCGAAGGATAGATATCAGGGGGGGAAATATGTGATCGAGCGTTTTAACAGTAACGTATTGATTTTAGATGATGGTTTTCAACATATAAGGCTTAAAAGAGACCTAGATATTCTCTTGCTGGATTCACGGATAGTATCCGGTAATAATTATCTCTTTCCAAGAGGGGTGCTTCGGGAACCATTAATGAACCTGAAACGGGCAAATGTCTTTTTGGTTACAAGGGCAAAAAGCTCAGATAAACAAAGGGAATTGACACGCACAATAAGGAGCATTAAAAAAGACGCTGAAATCTTTTATGGTTATTTTCAGGCTAAACATCTGATAGACCCTTTTGGAGAGAGGAAAGGTTTGGATTATTTAAGGGATAAAAGGGTGTTGGCCTTTTCGGGGATCGCTAATCCAGAACACTTTACCGCTTCATTGAAGGAGCTGGGGGCAATAGTGGTAGAGGAATTGATCTTCCCTGACCATCATTGGTACTCATCAAAAGACTATAAGAGGATAGGGGAGATTTCAGGAGAGGTCAATTTTGCTGTAACTACAGAAAAGGATATGGTGAAGATAGACAGCTCCTTTTTGAGCAATGTTAAGACCTTTGCCCTGAGTATAGAATTGTGTCTGGAGAGAGAAGAAGAGTTTAAAGATTTTTTGTTGAAGAGGGTGAGTGAGGCATCCACAAACAGTAGGACAGGCGTCTCGCCTGTCAGAGAGGTATTTTCAAATTAG